A window of the Anthonomus grandis grandis chromosome 9, icAntGran1.3, whole genome shotgun sequence genome harbors these coding sequences:
- the LOC126740494 gene encoding uncharacterized protein LOC126740494: MFKIVCLFAFVAFLQTATALQCYTCDPKSCENEMSKWTKVANCGSQVAFPDKQTGACLKTKYMDKLTNKEVTVRKCILADKMADGKVSFACKDTEGKVSVCEVCNTDWCNSAPAVSVSFVTFLGVVAAYFVPKYFL; this comes from the exons atgtttaaaatcgtTTGTTTGTTTGCTTTTGTCGCATTCCTGCAGACGG ctaCTGCTCTGCAATGCTACACCTGCGACCCCAAATCGTGCGAAAACGAAATGTCCAAATGGACCAAAGTGGCGAACTGTGGCAGTCAGGTTGCCTTCCCCGATAAACAGACCGGAGCATGcttaaaaaccaaatatatgG ATAAACTCACCAACAAGGAGGTGACCGTCAGAAAGTGCATATTGGCGGACAAAATGGCCGACGGAAAAGTCAGTTTCGCGTGCAAAGACACCGAAGGCAAAGTGTCTGTGTGCGAAGTGTGCAACACCGATTGGTGCAATTCCGCCCCGGCTGTCAGTGTTAGTTTCGTCACTTTCTTGGGTGTTGTTGCTGCATATTTTGTTCCCAAGTATTTCTTGTAA
- the LOC126740383 gene encoding polycystic kidney disease 2-like 2 protein, translating into MKKNQSQIFKQKKMHEEEKPGLEKVPSENAKKKPKAKKKKNPKWTTATMAAGIGRRQLLAATFKEIIFHLMSLVFLSVYIFGQANDNEFYLTEAMNNVFETDKIFPNIDAADKFWAYMENEIMDAFYGSDPTGDGRLTISNENVLLGVPRLRQVKVSNTSCEIHGYFRRMFIECYDAFGYWAEDKESFGLRKPTAWTFSDISKTNSVRHWGILTSYSGGGFYVDMAPDQNKTAEIFKELKDNFWITRGTRAIFLDFSVYNANLNLFCICKLTFEFLPPGGITTSSRFTTATLTPFTHGWYWTLRILLYLFCVYALYCSLEELREMCYFKGMYFLQFWNYVDNIVILLTCFLVASTEYLRVKAKTYIEEANEHPSQYGNLEEIRLIYQAVQISGAVLLFFVYLRTFKFLNFNRRMAQLNNTIKRCAMDILGFCVMFFVAYFAYAELGYLVFGSEVDDFRSFGEAMFTLLRTILGDFDYGAIRQSNWIIAPIYFLSFIILVFFVLLNMFLAIINDTYVDVKTDIAIAPKEIEMSDYISSSFRSCLRRIGCKIKQAEEERLIDTSLSEIRDALKRCGFEDREIEMYFEKYDIDPLKDLKKQDIEKFYELFAAEDVARQKGEENVVTWKDFKKQDDKLIELENSIVLLAQGVQDLLHTIESLQGNQLRPMQI; encoded by the exons ATGAAAAAGAATCAAAgtcaaattttcaaacaaaaaaaaatgcatgaaGAAGAAAAACCCGGTCTGGAAAAAGTGCCGTCGGAAAATGCGAAGAAGAAACCGAAagcgaaaaagaaaaaaaatccaaaatggACCACAGCGACGATGGCGGCGGGTATCGGGAGGCGACAGTTACTCGCCGCCACATTTAAAGAAATCATTTTCCATTTGATGTCGTTGGTGTTTTTGAGCGTTTACATCTTCGGGCAGGCGAACGATAACGAATTTTACTTAACGGAGGCGATGAATAACGTCTTCGAAACCGACAAGATATTCCCGAACATCGATGCCGCCGACAAATTCTGGGCTTATATGGAAAACGAGATCATGGACGCGTTTTATGGGTCAGATCCCACTGGGGATGGTCGGTTAACCATTTCGAATGAAAATGTTCTTTTGGGTGTTCCGAGGCTCAG acaAGTGAAAGTGTCCAACACCTCCTGCGAGATCCACGGTTACTTCAGAAGAATGTTCATTGAGTGCTACGACGCCTTCGGATATTGGGCTGAAGATAAAGAATCGTTCGGTCTAAGGAAACCGACTGCCTGGACGTTTAGCGATATCTCGAAGACGAACAGCGTTAGACATTGGGGCATCCTCACCTCTTACTCGGGAGGTGGATTTTACGTGGATATGGCACCGGACCAGAACAAAACCGCCGAGATTTTCAAAGAACTAAAAGACAACTTCTGGATTACGCGTGGTACTCGGGCAATTTTCCTCGATTTCAGCGTATATAACGCCAACTTGAACCTGTTTTGCATTTGTAAGTTAACTTTCGAGTTTTTACCGCCAGGAGGCATAACTACGAGCTCTCGATTCACCACTGCCACGTTGACTCCGTTTACCCACGGGTGGTATTGGACCCTCAGGATTCTACTTTACCTATTTTGCGTCTACGCGTTATATTGTTCACTAGAGGAGCTTCGCGAGATGTGTTACTTTAAAGGAATGTACTTTTTACAGTTTTGGAATTACGTCGATAACATCGTAATATTGCTGACGTGTTTCTTAGTGGCGAGCACCGAATACCTAAGGGTCAAAGCGAAGACGTACATAGAAGAAGCGAACGAGCATCCCAGCCAATATGGGAACCTGGAAGAGATCCGACTCATTTATCAAGCGGTCCAGATAAGCGGGGCGGTTCTCTTATTCTTCGTGTATTTGCgtacttttaagtttttaaacttCAACAGGCGAATGGCCCAACTGAATAACACGATCAAGAGATGCGCCATGGACATATTGGGGTTCTGCGTGATGTTCTTCGTCGCATATTTCGCCTACGCGGAACTCGGCTATTTGGTGTTCGGTAGTGAAGTCGACGACTTCCGTAGTTTCGGGGAGGCGATGTTCACCTTACTCCGGACCATTTTAGGGGATTTCGACTACGGAGCTATCCGGCAATCCAACTGGATCATTGCCCCCATATATTTCCTCTCGTTTATCATTTTGGTGTTTTTTGTCTTGTTGAACATGTTCCTGGCGATCATCAATGACACTTATGTGGACGTGAAAACGGACATAGCGATCGCCCCCAAGGAAATCGAGATGAGCGACTACATTTCCTCGAGTTTTCGATCCTGTTTACGGCGAATCGGATGTAAAATCAAACAGGCCGAAGAAGAGAGATTGATCGATACTTCTTTGAGTGAAATCCGCGACGCTTTGAAGCGATGCGGTTTCGAAGATAGAGAAATCGAAATGTATTTCGAGAAGTACGACATCGATCCGCTGAAGGACTTGAAAAAGCAGGATATCGAGAAGTTTTATGAACTGTTCGCGGCGGAAGATGTGGCACGGCAAAAGGGCGAAGAGAACGTGGTTACGTGGAAGGATTTCAAGAAGCAGGACGATAAACTGATCGAGTTGGAAAATAGTATCGTTTTATTAGCGCAAGGGGTTCAGGATTTACTGCATACCATCGAGAGTCTGCAAGGGAATCAACTTAGACCTATGCAAATTTAG